In the genome of Myxococcus stipitatus, one region contains:
- a CDS encoding M14 family zinc carboxypeptidase: MSELLTRAEASNYAETSRHSDVLAYIDELCRRTKLARRVDFGTSGEGQPLVSLIVSDRNCFTPEQARKQKKVVVMVEANIHAGEVEGKEALLALARDLTLTKLGQKVLDRVCLVLIPNFNPDGNDRISPNNRKLNLKSLEGQVNPESGVGTRYTGEGWNLNRDSMKQEAPETRAIAKLHQTWWPEVFIDCHTTDGSIHDFDLTFDTSHSNEPLFQELRDYNRAMLERVSEAVKKRHGFDSFWYGNYREEDVPTSGWHTYPALPRFGSHYRGLLGRLDVLLETYSYIDYPRRCAVMYAWLLELIREAARSAKAYLSVTQDAQDAIIARGKNPDPRELVGINYGVATRDAEGALTYDYPAYAKPGDMARIQAFDEKSIAEHRFPGKKKKVYRVPHHRTFLPTHAVSTPEGYLVPAELAPRLEGHGIRFEVLPKARSFLVDSYRVARREETFSPDVAANVPRPGEAEVPLSMKPKPVRFETVLTVAPERTTREFPQGTLYVPTAQRGGTLAVYLLEPHSDDGFCRWQFLDKQVEVGGLYPVHRVVSPAPAPKKAE; the protein is encoded by the coding sequence ATGTCCGAGCTGCTGACCCGCGCCGAAGCCTCGAATTACGCCGAAACCTCGCGTCATTCCGACGTGCTCGCCTACATCGACGAGCTCTGCCGCCGCACGAAGCTCGCCCGAAGGGTGGACTTCGGGACGAGCGGGGAGGGACAGCCGTTGGTGTCCCTCATCGTGAGCGACCGCAACTGCTTCACGCCCGAGCAGGCGCGCAAGCAGAAGAAGGTCGTCGTGATGGTGGAGGCGAACATCCACGCGGGCGAGGTGGAGGGGAAGGAGGCGCTGCTGGCGCTCGCGCGGGATTTGACGCTGACGAAGCTGGGCCAGAAGGTGCTGGACCGGGTGTGCCTGGTCCTCATTCCCAACTTCAACCCGGACGGCAATGACCGCATCAGCCCCAACAACCGCAAGCTCAACCTGAAGAGCCTGGAGGGGCAGGTCAACCCCGAGAGCGGCGTGGGCACGCGCTACACGGGCGAGGGCTGGAACCTCAACCGCGACAGCATGAAGCAGGAGGCGCCGGAGACGCGCGCCATCGCGAAGCTGCACCAGACGTGGTGGCCGGAGGTCTTCATCGACTGCCACACCACGGACGGCAGCATCCACGACTTCGACCTGACGTTCGACACGTCGCACTCGAACGAGCCGCTGTTCCAGGAGCTGCGCGACTACAACCGCGCGATGCTGGAGCGCGTGTCGGAGGCGGTGAAGAAGCGCCACGGCTTCGACAGCTTCTGGTACGGCAACTACCGCGAGGAGGACGTCCCCACCTCGGGCTGGCACACCTATCCGGCGCTCCCGCGCTTCGGCAGCCACTACCGCGGCCTGCTGGGCCGGCTGGACGTGCTGCTGGAGACGTACAGCTACATCGACTACCCGCGCCGCTGCGCGGTGATGTACGCGTGGCTGCTGGAGCTGATTCGCGAGGCGGCCCGGAGCGCGAAGGCGTACCTCTCCGTCACCCAGGACGCGCAGGACGCCATCATCGCGCGCGGCAAGAACCCGGACCCTCGGGAGCTGGTGGGCATCAACTACGGCGTGGCCACCCGGGACGCGGAAGGGGCGCTGACGTACGACTACCCGGCCTACGCGAAGCCCGGGGACATGGCGCGCATCCAGGCGTTCGACGAGAAGAGCATCGCGGAGCACCGCTTCCCCGGGAAGAAGAAGAAGGTCTACCGCGTGCCGCACCACCGCACATTCCTGCCCACGCACGCGGTGAGCACACCGGAGGGCTACCTGGTGCCCGCGGAGCTGGCGCCCCGGCTGGAAGGCCACGGCATCCGCTTCGAGGTGCTCCCGAAGGCGCGCTCCTTCCTGGTGGACAGCTACCGCGTGGCCCGCCGCGAGGAGACCTTCAGCCCCGACGTGGCGGCGAACGTCCCGCGCCCGGGCGAGGCCGAGGTGCCGCTGAGCATGAAGCCCAAGCCCGTGCGCTTCGAGACGGTGCTGACGGTGGCGCCCGAGCGCACCACCCGTGAGTTCCCCCAGGGCACGCTCTACGTCCCCACCGCCCAGCGCGGCGGCACGCTGGCCGTGTACCTGCTGGAGCCGCACTCCGATGACGGCTTCTGCCGGTGGCAGTTCCTGGACAAGCAGGTGGAGGTGGGCGGGCTGTACCCCGTGCACCGCGTGGTGAGCCCCGCCCCCGCGCCGAAGAAGGCGGAGTAG
- a CDS encoding sensor histidine kinase has translation MRDEEQARRGAGEVAPLPSWAVWTGALGWWLADAFVAVSQVRILQRLGEAKAPEEELWRMSLTSSLLWVPITVLCLRLSERVPLGRRGGARALVAHGAALLGVLFGRAAFVMLTQDLVGWYERMPSVPDLLAQSVANNLLPFVLLTAGAHALGLARRAHVRQRRADQLQAQLAEARLQALASQLRPHFLFNALNAVASLVHVDPDGAERMLARLGDLLRQSLESHGRQEVTLREELAALTPYLDIEQIRFGPRLQVAWSLAPDVMEARVPFLALQPLVENAIRHGLAPRAEPGRIEITAEREGTVLRLSVRDDGMGPPPEGPVRVGGVGLSNLRARLVTLYGPRAGLELRRGTPRGAVAELRVPLDDIHEGERVAA, from the coding sequence ATGCGTGATGAGGAGCAGGCCCGGCGAGGGGCCGGAGAGGTCGCGCCGCTACCGTCCTGGGCCGTCTGGACCGGGGCCTTGGGCTGGTGGCTCGCCGATGCGTTCGTCGCGGTGAGCCAGGTGCGCATCCTCCAGCGGCTCGGCGAGGCGAAGGCGCCGGAGGAGGAGCTGTGGCGCATGTCGCTCACCAGCTCGCTCTTGTGGGTCCCCATCACGGTGCTGTGTCTGCGCTTGTCGGAGCGCGTGCCCCTGGGGCGCCGGGGCGGCGCGCGTGCGCTGGTGGCCCATGGGGCGGCGCTGCTCGGAGTCCTCTTCGGACGGGCGGCCTTCGTCATGCTCACGCAGGACCTGGTGGGCTGGTACGAGCGGATGCCGAGCGTGCCCGATTTGCTGGCGCAGAGTGTCGCCAACAACCTGCTGCCCTTCGTGTTGCTGACGGCGGGGGCGCATGCGCTGGGGCTCGCGAGGCGGGCACACGTGCGTCAGCGGCGCGCAGACCAGCTGCAGGCGCAGCTGGCGGAGGCGCGGCTCCAGGCCTTGGCCTCGCAGCTCCGACCGCACTTCCTCTTCAACGCGCTCAACGCGGTGGCCTCGCTGGTCCACGTGGACCCGGATGGCGCCGAGCGGATGCTGGCGCGGCTGGGGGACCTGCTGCGCCAGAGCTTGGAGTCCCATGGCCGGCAGGAGGTGACGCTGCGCGAGGAGCTGGCGGCGCTGACGCCGTACCTGGACATCGAGCAGATTCGCTTCGGGCCTCGGCTGCAGGTGGCGTGGAGCCTGGCGCCGGATGTGATGGAGGCGCGGGTGCCCTTCCTCGCGTTGCAGCCGCTGGTGGAGAACGCCATCCGCCATGGCCTGGCGCCGCGCGCGGAGCCGGGGCGAATCGAAATCACGGCCGAGCGGGAGGGGACGGTGCTGCGGCTGTCCGTCCGGGACGACGGCATGGGGCCTCCGCCGGAGGGGCCGGTCCGGGTGGGCGGCGTGGGGTTGTCCAACCTGCGCGCGCGGCTGGTGACTTTGTACGGACCTCGCGCGGGCCTGGAGCTGCGTCGGGGGACGCCTCGCGGCGCGGTGGCGGAGCTGCGGGTGCCACTGGATGACATTCACGAAGGAGAACGGGTGGCGGCATGA
- a CDS encoding LytTR family DNA-binding domain-containing protein, with the protein MSGELVETSLLRVALADDEPLARSRLRALLAAEPHVEVVMEAASGAEAVRGVLDSAPDVLLLDIEMPAGDGFEVLRALPPEVLPVVVFVTAWQQHAVKAFEAQALDFLLKPYDKERFRAALARARQQVRLLRRGESGARREALLSGLALAEAPLRRLPVKVDGRIRFVDCASITHVEAEANYVRVHAEGEQHVLRETLTHLEERLDPRRFLRVHRSVLINLDKVREMEPLSQGEYLLVLGTRGVAVRTGRSHRARVEAALGLGASVTDSR; encoded by the coding sequence ATGAGTGGAGAGCTCGTGGAGACGTCGCTGTTGCGTGTGGCGCTGGCGGACGATGAGCCGCTGGCCCGGTCCCGCCTGCGCGCGCTGCTGGCGGCGGAGCCCCATGTCGAGGTGGTGATGGAGGCGGCCAGCGGCGCGGAGGCGGTGCGCGGCGTGCTGGACTCCGCGCCGGATGTGCTGTTGCTCGACATCGAGATGCCCGCGGGAGACGGGTTCGAGGTCCTGCGCGCGCTGCCTCCCGAGGTGTTGCCCGTGGTGGTGTTCGTCACGGCCTGGCAGCAGCACGCGGTGAAGGCCTTCGAGGCCCAGGCGCTCGACTTCCTGCTCAAGCCCTATGACAAGGAGCGCTTCCGTGCCGCGCTGGCCCGGGCGCGTCAGCAGGTCCGTCTGTTGCGGCGCGGGGAGTCCGGGGCACGGCGCGAGGCGCTCCTGTCCGGGCTGGCCCTGGCGGAGGCGCCGCTGCGCCGGCTCCCCGTCAAGGTGGACGGCCGCATCCGCTTCGTGGACTGCGCCTCCATCACCCACGTGGAGGCCGAGGCCAACTACGTGCGCGTCCACGCCGAAGGGGAGCAGCACGTCCTGCGCGAGACGCTGACGCATCTGGAGGAGCGGCTGGACCCTCGCCGCTTCCTGCGGGTCCACCGCTCCGTGCTCATCAACCTGGACAAGGTGCGAGAGATGGAGCCGCTCTCGCAAGGCGAGTACCTGCTGGTGCTGGGCACGCGCGGCGTCGCGGTGCGCACCGGGCGCAGCCACCGCGCCCGCGTGGAGGCCGCGCTGGGGCTGGGCGCGTCGGTGACGGACTCGCGCTGA
- a CDS encoding TAXI family TRAP transporter solute-binding subunit, with the protein MTADPHKQQLRRTMRRDLWLTLTPAVLLMGAAFAAAFHFIEPAPPKTLVLAMSPDEGGFRFYARKYQDFLARHGITLELRSTKGSIDNIALLADEHSGVDVAFVQSGTVASDKAAENVVSLGSLSYVPLWVFHRGEPLEDVRQLKGRRIAVGPEGSGTRALALTLLKANGIEAEPTVLLPLERDAAVEQLKQGQLDAVFLISPAESPIIHKLAAVPGIRLLSFSRAEAYSRRFTYLSRLVLPRGVFNLAADIPEQDVEVLAPTANLVARDSLHPALAYLLMRAASEVHGKAGLLDGAGEFPAPRETGFPLSSEARRYYEAGVPLLQRYLPFWAANLVDRLWVMLVPFIAVVVPLFRIIPALYQWRIRSRIVRWYARLKEIEIQLDENPGREMLEDMLKRLEEAEREVNRIPMPLSYAENLYFFREHIEVVRRRLIRRLAGGMEGVDGHLPQHASAQ; encoded by the coding sequence ATGACGGCGGACCCTCACAAGCAGCAGTTGCGGCGCACGATGCGGCGGGATTTGTGGCTCACGCTCACGCCCGCGGTACTCCTCATGGGCGCCGCCTTCGCCGCCGCGTTCCACTTCATCGAGCCCGCCCCGCCCAAGACGCTCGTGCTGGCCATGTCGCCCGATGAAGGCGGCTTCCGGTTCTACGCCCGCAAGTACCAGGACTTCCTCGCCCGGCACGGCATCACCCTGGAGCTGCGCTCGACGAAGGGCTCCATCGACAACATCGCGCTGCTCGCCGACGAGCACTCCGGCGTCGACGTGGCCTTCGTGCAGAGCGGCACCGTCGCCAGCGACAAGGCGGCGGAGAACGTGGTGTCGCTGGGCAGCCTCTCGTACGTGCCCCTCTGGGTCTTCCACCGGGGCGAGCCGCTGGAGGACGTGCGTCAGCTCAAGGGCCGCCGCATCGCGGTGGGGCCGGAGGGCAGCGGCACCCGCGCGCTGGCGCTCACGCTGCTGAAGGCCAATGGCATCGAGGCGGAGCCCACGGTGCTGCTGCCCCTGGAGCGGGACGCCGCCGTGGAGCAGCTCAAGCAGGGCCAGCTCGACGCCGTGTTCCTCATCTCCCCCGCGGAGTCGCCCATCATCCACAAGCTGGCGGCGGTGCCGGGCATCCGGCTGCTCAGCTTCTCGCGGGCGGAGGCGTACTCGCGCCGCTTCACGTACCTGTCCCGCCTGGTGCTGCCGCGCGGCGTGTTCAACCTGGCGGCGGACATCCCGGAGCAGGACGTGGAGGTGCTCGCTCCCACGGCGAACCTGGTGGCGCGCGACTCGCTGCACCCCGCGCTGGCCTACCTGCTCATGCGCGCGGCCAGCGAGGTCCACGGCAAGGCGGGCCTGCTCGACGGGGCCGGCGAGTTCCCCGCGCCGCGCGAGACGGGCTTCCCCCTGAGCAGCGAGGCCCGCCGCTACTACGAGGCCGGCGTGCCGCTGCTCCAGCGCTACCTGCCGTTCTGGGCGGCCAACCTGGTGGACCGGCTCTGGGTGATGCTCGTGCCCTTCATCGCCGTGGTGGTGCCGCTGTTCCGCATCATCCCCGCGCTCTACCAGTGGCGCATCCGCTCGCGCATCGTGCGCTGGTACGCGCGCCTGAAGGAGATTGAAATCCAGCTCGACGAGAACCCCGGGCGGGAGATGCTCGAGGACATGCTCAAGCGGCTGGAGGAAGCCGAGCGGGAGGTCAACCGCATCCCCATGCCCCTGTCGTACGCGGAGAACCTCTACTTCTTCCGCGAGCACATCGAGGTGGTCCGCCGGCGCCTCATCCGCCGCCTCGCGGGAGGGATGGAGGGCGTGGACGGGCACCTCCCGCAGCATGCCAGCGCACAGTAG